In Scophthalmus maximus strain ysfricsl-2021 chromosome 21, ASM2237912v1, whole genome shotgun sequence, one genomic interval encodes:
- the rreb1a gene encoding ras-responsive element-binding protein 1 isoform X4: MIDSRERGTGAGCPDSPGEELSRWGSSSGLNRVSSGCRHTHNKPRPLPHCPAPETRTSERCFTKRTAVMENSTEELQEGGGANTELKEEEITEEKTHNNLKGAMNGTKEAAAESGGEKLQNGDRGGGGGGAMAAEGGDLSSINAMMSTVMLAAETINGGAEAEGASGATSANSSTGPSPSPSPSKSLTAAMRAPPSRNARRSQESKDDSSQFICPLCDRDCQTQHQLTMHIRQHNADAGATDHSCSICGKCLSSASSLDRHMLVHSGERPYKCVVCGQTFTTNGNMHRHMKIHDKDPATGMLPICPPTIAKRRRPSVKRRQGPEEENGEEPPSKKLVEDAAAAEESAAAVHGSEEELLPCPICFKTCSSRLELDAHMDTHPDTALRCDLCCLSFRTHRGLLRHNAAVHKLLPQDPSGRPFIQNNPSIPTGFNDLAFIDFSCKKFAHIAQVWCETNLRRCISKFHRFVCDSCDKAFPLRSALDLHKTTSHNDAEVEEDGAAENGVESDGHGEEKEVPRSEQASFMDVLGLQHISTVKSGPTDDEIHQAHLDSIKVIHVEPPCSSLPQEPASSFLSGGLGLTLGLGVGGLAALSIPLLEASALQGLSQKDALSLLSMQPFPTGFLLQPDGGAATASAASSGAKPSEASGGGIMELADIQQILKVATAAPNQMGLTLPPLAKAPGLTGGQGPVPAQKAMPPLKPKPPITPRSSLTATTPPPLQNSQQASLGCISPSLPPPTPTLFKTPSSSSSSSSSSSSSSSGNGGQMDAECMGDAHTPLSDSPPAATTAVHEEAGLSGRKLGTKGGNNANAGSAKGSFPCRFCDQVFAFSGVLQAHMRFHLGILPHQCNICDYVAPDKATLIRHLRTHSGERPYVCRVCHYPFTVKANCERHLRKKHAKTSRKDIEKNIKYITSTTAGNFAGAITTPTQDTETGSTGAETTCRFCGEDLKTYRALQIHLRTHNGCQRKPFECRRCGAAFLAKRNCIHHLLKQHPEVQEREIEEHIATLQPAAAATVASARAAPANQTVPNGIGQSLIQALQAVKVEEPANMVYPAELDQPLDFSAKGRGAGSQMGSPGVKLESGSPSFDCSALDQPIDLSIPSKRQRREVAGGEQREIKTEQSGGSIVEQQLALALSKDEKAVGALHPHPQLGCYQLPPGSTPPPTPFPTLNNSARAQRLKPLLPKPASSTSGPSAALKDLPPLASIAQIIHSVSGAPDLLKREAVPLDCKPQGVVASSQADSAADAPGPSAAPDKPSDEPSEGPSRKRSRKKAAALALKEKTPVSGSGGGIDLESSGEFASVEKMLATTDTNKFSTYLLSGAADLEGKRGDGDRGAEEKDGGVKEEGKSATTPSKVKKNAYSNSVQKMTCPFCPRVFPWASSLQRHMLTHTGQKPFPCPKCDAFFSTKSNCERHLLRKHGVTHRTLRRNGALGRKDGDDGSQDSAESQSETEQIAPEAQDLSSVAEDSSPPPASESPTPGEQEMDTPNASPSPKPSQGHSPADDGAEPPDADASEQPDQQGAAPSNKVDSADDDDCHSNKSLDLNFGKKLIDFKLSPSSGSAQEEQSSQPTSSSSSSSSSSAPHVETESPEKEEKERSASFCSGSLVVKQQPEYKHVCRVCKKSFRYATTLARHERAHLSEETPTPAPVEETSPAKDEVTEGDVTKMTEEEEEEEEEEKKMETEMEVEDGGLKSESEVGESGESEEEEKEKEERSDEEKEERSDEEKEKEERSDEETSEPKSLDGGRVDKRKKICNVCGKRFWSLQDLTRHMRSHTGERPYQCQTCERTFTLKHSLVRHQRIHLKLRGADGSSAANEDASEDGDSCTPTPTSTCPPSENESECGSSAAGAKELEEEEEDVKEELEEEEDHVNEEPEEEGNPAKPELVAASEEPTTVASGDADAEETSELSEDSAAQRPSTDTTPGHQATDTKTTASDSNQKSTSKDSSPSSASAPAGEAAPAEGFIHVLPNGEPPAVGAD, translated from the exons TGTGAGCAGTggttgcagacacacacacaacaaaccccgccccctcccgcACTGCCCCGCCCCCGAGACACGAACGAGCGAACGTTGCTTTACGAAAAGGACGG CAGTGATGGAAAACTCCACAGAGGAGCTGCAAGAAGGGGGAGGAGCCAACACTGAgctaaaggaggaggagataacggaggagaagacgcACAATAACCTCAAAG gagcgATGAACGGAACGAAGGAGGCGGCGGCcgagagcggaggagagaagcTCCAGAATGGagaccgaggaggaggaggaggcggagccatGGCGGCAGAGGGAGGTGACCTGTCTTCCATCAACGCCATGATGTCTACAGTGATGTTGGCGGCGGAGACGATCAACGGCGGGGCAGAAGCAGAGGGAGCGAGCGGAGCGACCTCGGCCAACTCCTCCACCGGCCCGTCGCCGAG CCCCTCCCCCAGCAAGTCGCTCACGGCAGCCATGAGAGCCCCGCCCAGCCGCAATGCACGACGAAGCCAg gaATCAAAAGACGACAGCTCCCAGTTCATCTGTCCTCTGTGCGACAGGGACTGTCAGACGCAACACCAGCTCACCATGCACATCAGACAG CACAACGCCGACGCCGGAGCGACGGATCACTCGTGCAGCATCTGTGGGAAATGTCTGAGCTCGGCCTCGTCGCTCGACAGACACATGCTGGTTCACAGCGGAGAGCGACCGTACAAGTGTGTTGTCTGTGGACAGACCTTCACCACCAACGGCAACATGCACAG ACACATGAAGATACACGACAAGGACCCAGCCACAGGGATGCTCCCCATCTGCCCCCCCACCATCGCCAAGCGCCGCCGTCCGTCCGTCAAGAGGAGGCAGGGGCCGGAAGAGGAGAACGGAGAGGAGCCGCCCAGCAAGAAG ttgGTGGAGGACGCGGCGGCAGCTGAGGAGTCGGCGGCGGCGGTTCACGGATCGGAGGAGGAGCTGTTGCCATGTCCGATCTGTTTCAAGACCTGCAGCTCCAGACTGGAGCTGGacgcacacatggacacacaccctgacaccgcactgag GTGTgacctctgctgcctctctttcCGAACTCACCGCGGTCTGTTGCGTCACAACGCGGCGGTTCACAAGCTGCTGCCTCAGGACCCCAGCGGACGCCCCTTCATCCAGAACAACCCCTCCATCCCCACCGGCTTCAACGACCTCGCCTTCATCGACTTCTCCTGCAAGAAGTTTGCTCACATTGCGCAG GTTTGGTGTGAGACGAACCTCCGTCGCTGCATCAGTAAGTTCCACCGGTTCGTCTGTGACAGCTGTGACAAGGCGTTCCCCCTCCGCTCCGCCCTCGACCTCCACAAGACCACCTCCCACAACGACGCGGAGGTCGAAGAGGACGGAGCTGCAGAAAATGGCGTTGAGAGCGACGGTCATGGCGAAGAGAAGGAAGTCCCGCGCTCGGAGCAGGCCAGCTTCATGGACGTCCTCGGGCTCCAGCACATCTCTACC GTGAAGTCTGGTCCCACAGACGATGAGATCCATCAGGCGCACCTGGACAGCATCAAGGTGATCCACGTGGAGCCGCCGTGCTCCAGCCTCCCCCAGGAGcccgcctcctccttcctgtccgGGGGTCTGGGGCTGACCCTGGGGCTGGGCGTCGGCGGCCTGGCGGCCCTCAGCATCCCTCTGCTGGAGGCCTCGGCCCTGCAGGGCCTGTCCCAGAAAGATGCCCTCAGCCTGCTGTCAATGCAGCCTTTCCCGACCGGCTTCCTCCTGCAGCCTGACGGCGGCGCCGCGACGGCCAGCGCCGCCTCGTCCGGTGCCAAGCCCAGCGAGGCAAGTGGAGGAGGGATCATGGAGCTGGCGGACATCCAGCAGATCCTCAAAGTGGCGACTGCAGCGCCCAATCAGATGGGACTGACCCTCCCGCCTCTGGCCAAAGCTCCTGGACTCACTGGAGGTCAAG GTCCAGTCCCGGCTCAGAAGGCGATGCCTCCCTTGAAGCCCAAACCTCCCATCACGCCGCGCTCCAGCCTCACAGCCACGACTCCGCCCCCCCTCCAGAACTCCCAACAGGCTTCACTGGGCTGCATCAGCCCCAGCCTGccacctcccacccccaccctcttCAAAacaccttcctcatcctcatcctcctcctcctcctcttcctcctcttcatctggGAACGGAGGGCAGATGGATGCAGAGTGCATGGGCGACGCTCACACGCCACTGTCTGATTCGCCGCCAGCTGCGACTACGGCTGTGCACGAGGAGGCAGGGCTTAGTGGCAGAAAGCTGGGAACCAAAGGGGGGAACAACGCCAACGCTGGTTCGGCGAAAGGCTCGTTCCCGTGCCGCTTCTGCGACCAGGTGTTTGCCTTCTCGGGCGTCCTGCAGGCTCACATGCGCTTTCACCTTGGCATCCTTCCTCACCAGTGCAACATCTGCGACTACGTGGCTCCGGACAAAGCTACGCTGATCCGACACTTGCGGACGCACAGTGGCGAGCGGCCGTACGTCTGTCGGGTGTGCCACTATCCCTTCACTGTCAAAGCCAACTGCGAGCGCCACCTCAGGAAGAAGCATGCCAAGACCTCGAGGAAGGACATTGAGAAGAACATAAAGTACATCACCTCCACCACCGCGGGGAACTTTGCAGGAGCGATCACCACGCCCACCCAGGACACGGAGACGGGCTCCACCGGGGCTGAGACCACGTGCCGGTTCTGCGGCGAGGACCTGAAGACGTACAGGGCGCTACAGATCcacctgcgcacacacaacGGCTGCCAGAGGAAGCCCTTCGAGTGCCGGCGCTGCGGCGCAGCTTTCCTGGCCAAACGCAACTGCATCCACCACCTGCTGAAGCAGCACCCCGAGGTGCAGGAGAGGGAGATCGAGGAACACATCGCCACGCTTCAgccggccgccgccgccaccgttGCCTCTGCCCGCGCTGCTCCGGCGAATCAGACGGTGCCGAACGGGATTGGCCAGTCTCTGATCCAGGCACTCCAAGCTGTGAAGGTGGAGGAACCGGCCAACATGGTTTATCCTGCAGAACTGGACCAGCCGCTGGACTTCTCCGCCAAAGGTCGTGGAGCCGGGAGCCAGATGGGGTCACCTGGGGTCAAACTGGAGAGCGGCTCCCCGAGCTTCGACTGCTCCGCCCTGGACCAGCCCATCGATCTGTCCATCCCCAGCAAAAGGCAGCGGAGAGAGGTGGCGGGCGGCGAGCAGAGGGAGATCAAGACGGAGCAGAGCGGCGGCAGCATCGTAGAGCAGCAGCTCGCTCTGGCTCTGTCCAAGGACGAGAAGGCGGTCGGCGCCCTGCACCCTCACCCCCAGCTCGGCTGTTACCAGCTCCCCCCTGGGtccacccctccccccacccccttccccaCCCTCAACAACTCGGCTCGAGCTCAGCGCCTCAAACCACTGCTGCCCAAACCGGCGTCCTCCACCTCCGGACCGTCCGCTGCCCTGAAAGATCTGCCTCCTCTGGCCTCCATCGCTCAGATCATCCACTCTGTCTCCGGAGCTCCAGACCTGCTGAAGAGAGAGGCCGTCCCGCTGGACTGCAAACCCCAGGGGGTCGTTGCTTCCTCGCAGGCCGATTCTGCTGCAGACGCCCCAGGACCCTCCGCTGCTCCGGACAAGCCGAGCGACGAACCGTCCGAGGGACCGtccag aaaacggtccaggaAGAAGGCGGCTGCCCTGGCACTGAAGGAGAAGACGCCTGtgagcggcagcggcggcggcattGACTTGGAGTCCAGCGGTGAGTTCGCCAGCGTGGAAAAGATGCTCGCCACCACCGACACCAACAAGTTCAGCACCTATCTGCTGAGTGGAGCTGCCGAcctggagggaaagagaggag AtggtgacagaggagcagaggagaaggacggaggagtgaaggaggaggggaagtcGGCGACAACGCCCTCCAAAGTGAAGAAGAACGCCTACTCCAACTCTGTCCAAAAGATGACCTGCCCCTTCTGCCCCCGAGTGTTCCCCTGGGCCAGCTCGCTGCAGAGacacatgctgacacacaccg gtCAGAAACCGTTCCCATGTCCGAAGTGCGACGCCTTCTTCTCTACCAAGTCCAACTGCGAGCGCCACCTGCTGAGGAAGCACGGCGTGACGCACAGGACGCTGCGGCGCAACGGCGCCCTCGGGAGGAAGGACGGAGACGACGGCTCGCAGGACAGCGCAG AGAGTCAGTCGGAGACAGAGCAGATTGCACCAGAAGCACAAGACCTCAGCAGCGTCGCCGAAGActcaagccccccccccgcatcaGAGAGCCCGACCCCTGGCGAGCAAGAGATGGATACGCCAAACGCAAGCCCCTCCCCCAAACCAAGCCAAG GTCACAGTCCAGCTGACGACGGTGCAGAGCCGCCGGACGCAGACGCCTCGGAGCAGCcggaccagcagggggcagcaccgAGCAACAAG GTGGACAGCGCGGATGACGACGACTGTCACAGCAACAAAAGTTTGGACCTGAACTTCGGCAAGAAGCTCATTGACTTTAAGCTCTCCCCGTCCTCAGGCTCTGCCCAGGAGGAGCAAAGCTCCCAGCccacctcatcttcctcctcgtcctcatcgtcctctGCTCCTCACGTCGAGACCGAGAGCccggagaaggaggagaaagagagaagtgcCTCCTTCTGTTCTGGCAGCCTCGTGGTGAAGCAGCAGCCCGAGTACAAGCACGTCTGTCGAGTTTGTAAGAAGAGTTTCCGTTACGCCACCACCCTCGCTCGCCACGAGAGGGCGCATCTCTCCGAGGAGACACCCACTCCGGCGCCAGTGGAGGAGACGTCGCCGGCGAAAGATGAGGTGACAGAGGGCGACGTCACTAAAATGacggaagaggaggaagaagaagaggaagaggagaagaagatggagacgGAGATGGAAGTGGAGGACGGAGGATTGAAGAGTGAGAGCGAGGTGGGGGAGAGCGGGGAgtcggaagaggaggagaaggagaaggaggagaggagcgacgaggagaaggaggagaggagcgacgaggagaaggagaaggaggagaggagcgacgAGGAGACGTCGGAACCAAAGAGTCTGGACGGAGGACGAgtggacaagaggaagaagatctGTAACGTCTGCGGCAAACGATTTTGGTCTCTGCAGGACCTGACAAGACACAtgaggtcacacacag GTGAACGACCGTACCAGTGTCAAACCTGCGAGAGGACGTTCACGCTGAAGCACAGTCTGGTCCGTCACCAGCGGATCCACCTGAAGCTCCGCGGCGCCGACGGATCCTCCGCCGCCAACGAAGACGCCAGCGAGGACGGAGACTCCTGCACCCCGACACCGACCTCCACCTGCCCGCCCTCAGAGAACGAGAGCGAGTGCGGGAGCAGCGCCGCCGGCgccaaggagctggaggaggaggaggaggatgtgaaagaggagctggaggaggaggaggaccatgTGAatgaggagccggaggaggagggaaaccCTGCAAAACCAGAGTTGGTCGCGGCCTCAGAAGAACCGACCACCGTCGCCTCCGGAGACGCGGACGCAGAGGAAACATCTGAACTTTCTGAAGACTCTGCGGCGCAGCGACCCTCCACCGACACGACCCCCGGCCATCAAGCTACTGACACAAAGACGACTGCGAGCGACAGCAACCAGAAATCCACCTCCAAAGActcgtccccctcctccgccaGCGCTCCAGCAGGAGAAGCCGCCCCAGCAGAGGGCTTCATCCACGTCCTGCCCAACGGAGAGCCTCCTGCGGTCGGGGCGGACTGA